Proteins from a single region of Streptomyces spectabilis:
- a CDS encoding DUF4326 domain-containing protein, translating to MAIYEIEFGALGGSRPAPSLTVKTRDITELSRTVVEHARPHITPVLTEMGRPECADALFRVNSDRTMGEFLWLDIAAGKQATFLPARIKTTPERIQRKRTRDWSSNGAKYVGRGSRWGNPNRVLKADGGWAVSHDSGGTVGTFADKSEAHRFAVDAYRSHLKARARLVGEARAELVGRDLMCWCAPELACHADVLLETANEAEAAR from the coding sequence ATGGCCATCTACGAGATCGAATTCGGAGCACTCGGCGGCAGTCGCCCCGCGCCGTCGCTGACCGTGAAGACCCGCGACATCACCGAACTCAGCCGGACAGTCGTCGAACACGCCCGCCCGCACATCACGCCCGTCCTCACCGAGATGGGCCGCCCCGAGTGCGCTGACGCGCTCTTCCGCGTCAACAGCGACCGGACGATGGGCGAGTTCCTGTGGCTCGACATCGCGGCCGGGAAGCAGGCCACGTTCCTCCCGGCGCGCATCAAGACCACCCCAGAGCGCATCCAGCGGAAGCGCACCAGGGACTGGAGCTCGAACGGCGCCAAGTACGTCGGCCGTGGCAGCCGCTGGGGCAACCCGAACCGAGTCCTGAAAGCTGACGGCGGCTGGGCAGTCAGCCACGACAGCGGCGGAACGGTCGGCACGTTCGCCGACAAGTCCGAGGCGCATCGGTTCGCTGTCGACGCGTACCGGTCCCACCTGAAGGCCCGCGCCCGGCTCGTCGGCGAAGCCCGCGCCGAACTGGTCGGCCGGGACCTCATGTGCTGGTGCGCTCCGGAACTCGCGTGCCACGCCGACGTCCTGCTGGAGACCGCGAACGAAGCGGAGGCGGCTCGATGA
- a CDS encoding zinc finger domain-containing protein, with product MNPNETVMLARYVKALCPQQKFDEFTPDAWHDVLADFRLADARAAAATVARKQPFISPAEIIAEIRKQRDDRADGYQGPGLSAEIPDADPDDVQAYLSALRGQRTRAADGLELKKRPVAQLLAGVGKEIPDEQKPVRRPGPLGIECPNCGAAIGRPCRTPGGKERAPHPARTGEASNPAAEQAEMERRRAASARHLAREAEDEHSVDEEAVS from the coding sequence ATGAACCCGAACGAAACGGTGATGCTCGCCCGCTACGTCAAAGCCCTCTGCCCGCAGCAGAAGTTCGACGAGTTCACCCCCGACGCATGGCACGACGTCCTCGCAGACTTCCGTCTCGCAGACGCCCGAGCCGCTGCGGCGACTGTCGCCCGCAAGCAGCCGTTCATCAGCCCCGCCGAGATCATCGCGGAGATCCGCAAGCAGCGGGACGACCGCGCCGACGGCTACCAGGGCCCCGGCCTGTCCGCCGAGATCCCCGACGCCGACCCCGACGACGTACAGGCCTACCTGTCGGCGCTCCGCGGCCAGCGCACCCGCGCCGCGGACGGCCTCGAGTTGAAGAAGCGGCCGGTAGCCCAACTCCTCGCTGGCGTCGGCAAAGAAATCCCCGACGAGCAGAAGCCGGTACGCCGGCCCGGCCCCCTCGGCATCGAGTGCCCCAACTGCGGTGCGGCGATCGGCCGGCCGTGCCGGACCCCGGGCGGCAAGGAGCGCGCCCCGCACCCGGCCCGCACCGGCGAGGCCTCCAATCCGGCGGCCGAGCAGGCGGAGATGGAACGTCGGCGTGCAGCGTCCGCTCGCCACCTGGCCCGCGAGGCGGAGGACGAGCACTCCGTCGACGAGGAGGCCGTCTCGTGA
- a CDS encoding HNH endonuclease has translation MPRIRTVKPELWEDELLGTIPRDARLLFIATFNMADDEGILRWTPAYIKAQAFMYDDDLGPKEVDQLMRCLTDTGLVFPYVGGVARQQMAVVVNFRKHQRINRPQKSKLVPPSTGAWQVREMYARRDGWVCQLCGGEIPRRLVANDDHNLWVDHIRPVAAGGTDHPSNVRAVHRVCRRSRGVADDEEGFIPPAGLAGIEDSLNDSLNRSLNDPVKESHTPSNLDAPTDTDGEFSSMNHSLTEGKGKEGNREGKGTPPTPRQTSGRPTVEQTGERPLPDRMTDRFLECYARGNSYRRRQVRTTIADALANETNPDELWSALEQLGETSKPVTANTLQFAFSKIRQLATGADVIPFSARQQQGSDDLFDRAMARANARMDQESS, from the coding sequence ATGCCGCGCATCCGCACGGTGAAACCGGAGCTGTGGGAAGACGAGCTCCTCGGCACGATCCCGCGGGATGCCCGGCTGCTGTTCATCGCCACGTTCAACATGGCGGATGACGAGGGGATCCTGCGCTGGACGCCGGCCTACATCAAGGCGCAGGCGTTCATGTACGACGACGACCTTGGCCCCAAGGAAGTCGATCAGCTCATGCGGTGCCTGACGGATACGGGACTGGTCTTCCCCTATGTCGGCGGGGTTGCCCGGCAGCAGATGGCGGTGGTCGTCAACTTCCGCAAGCACCAGCGGATCAACCGGCCGCAGAAGAGCAAGCTGGTGCCGCCGTCGACCGGGGCGTGGCAGGTGCGGGAGATGTATGCCCGCCGTGACGGCTGGGTGTGCCAACTGTGCGGCGGCGAGATCCCGCGGCGCTTGGTCGCCAACGATGATCACAACCTGTGGGTCGACCACATTCGTCCGGTGGCCGCGGGAGGCACCGACCATCCGTCCAACGTCCGTGCCGTGCACCGCGTCTGCAGGCGGAGCCGGGGTGTAGCCGATGACGAGGAGGGCTTCATTCCGCCCGCCGGACTGGCAGGCATTGAGGATTCACTGAACGATTCACTGAACCGTTCACTGAATGACCCCGTGAAGGAATCTCACACTCCGTCGAACTTGGATGCTCCGACGGATACCGACGGTGAGTTTTCTTCCATGAACCATTCACTGACGGAAGGGAAAGGAAAGGAAGGGAACAGGGAAGGGAAGGGAACCCCCCCTACCCCCCGGCAGACGTCCGGCCGCCCCACCGTCGAGCAGACGGGCGAGAGGCCCCTACCGGACCGCATGACCGACCGCTTCCTCGAGTGCTACGCCCGCGGCAACAGCTACCGGCGCCGCCAGGTGCGCACCACGATCGCCGACGCGCTCGCCAACGAGACCAACCCCGACGAGCTGTGGTCCGCGCTCGAGCAGCTCGGTGAAACCAGCAAGCCCGTGACCGCGAACACCCTCCAGTTCGCCTTCTCCAAGATCCGTCAACTCGCCACCGGCGCCGACGTGATCCCCTTCTCGGCCCGTCAGCAGCAGGGCAGCGACGACCTCTTCGACCGCGCCATGGCGCGCGCCAACGCCCGCATGGACCAGGAGTCCTCATGA
- a CDS encoding HNH endonuclease, whose protein sequence is MAVSKRLRYEVLRRDNHACRYCGATAPGVKLNVDHVIPQALGGSDKPDNLVTSCTDCNAGKTSSMPNAQPITDVDQEAFRQAVADKQAASKQRELVAAHLYATWRWAWERTGSPAPVDGDVRYFARRLFAMLNRGLSAQLDLTEIVFQAGSDLGIDPTDYLPLEYLTEEERAHRAVPTDEEFERARGAYPAWWAGWEKRDPAPPADWADHTFRRQLRQALTAGFQGDVIAQAAHAAGLAMSAELVAFLPETRSSGGGN, encoded by the coding sequence ATGGCCGTCTCCAAGCGCCTCAGGTACGAGGTACTGCGTCGGGATAACCACGCCTGCAGGTACTGCGGCGCGACGGCGCCCGGCGTGAAACTCAACGTCGACCACGTCATCCCGCAGGCGCTCGGCGGCAGCGACAAGCCCGACAACCTCGTCACCTCCTGCACCGACTGCAACGCAGGCAAAACCAGCAGCATGCCCAACGCACAACCCATCACTGACGTGGACCAGGAAGCATTCCGGCAGGCCGTCGCCGACAAGCAGGCGGCGAGCAAGCAGCGTGAACTGGTCGCAGCACACTTGTACGCGACGTGGCGTTGGGCGTGGGAACGCACAGGGAGTCCCGCGCCTGTCGACGGCGATGTGCGCTACTTCGCCCGTCGCCTGTTCGCGATGCTGAACCGCGGCCTGTCGGCACAGCTCGATCTGACCGAGATCGTCTTCCAGGCTGGATCGGACCTTGGGATTGATCCGACCGACTACCTGCCGCTTGAGTACCTGACGGAGGAAGAGCGCGCGCACCGCGCCGTGCCCACCGACGAGGAGTTCGAGCGGGCGAGGGGCGCCTATCCGGCATGGTGGGCTGGCTGGGAGAAGCGCGATCCGGCTCCCCCCGCCGACTGGGCTGATCACACCTTCCGCCGCCAACTGAGGCAGGCCCTCACCGCTGGCTTCCAGGGCGACGTCATAGCGCAAGCCGCCCACGCCGCCGGGCTGGCTATGAGCGCCGAGCTCGTCGCCTTTCTGCCGGAGACCCGCAGCTCGGGCGGTGGCAACTGA
- a CDS encoding helix-turn-helix domain-containing protein — translation MTSEADHTPSRACYLRGCRETACEQANYRYMARLRLDHHRGQRRRHDATQTRNHVERLYAHGWTQAQISRAARLAHTTIRGLEDGQATVSPATARAVLNIPITQAPDDLRDVDATGTVRRIRALAAIGYSLASLAPHLKLHVSAVGRISRGEYEHVRATTAHTTTRIYRELSRTPGTNQRARNHARKHGWHGPLAWDDNIDNPDAKPETAHGRQRPGQAPPDIDPRRVARLTSEGLTTAQIAERIGCHPRTVTRARKRAQQQAVAA, via the coding sequence GTGACTTCTGAAGCCGACCACACCCCGAGCCGCGCCTGCTACCTACGGGGCTGCCGCGAGACGGCCTGCGAACAAGCCAACTACCGCTACATGGCCCGCCTTCGCCTCGACCACCACCGCGGACAACGGCGCCGCCACGACGCCACCCAAACCCGCAACCACGTCGAACGCCTCTACGCCCACGGCTGGACACAAGCACAGATCAGTCGCGCCGCCCGCCTAGCCCACACCACCATCAGGGGCCTGGAAGACGGCCAGGCGACCGTGTCGCCCGCAACAGCCCGCGCCGTCCTCAACATCCCCATCACGCAAGCCCCGGACGACCTCCGCGACGTCGACGCCACCGGCACGGTACGCCGCATCCGCGCACTCGCCGCCATCGGCTACAGCCTCGCCTCGCTCGCACCGCACCTCAAACTCCACGTGAGCGCCGTCGGCCGCATCAGCCGCGGCGAATACGAACACGTCCGCGCCACTACCGCCCACACCACCACACGGATCTACCGGGAACTCAGCCGCACCCCCGGCACCAACCAACGCGCACGCAACCACGCCCGCAAACACGGCTGGCACGGCCCCCTCGCCTGGGACGACAACATCGACAACCCCGACGCCAAGCCGGAAACCGCCCACGGCCGCCAGCGCCCCGGCCAAGCACCACCGGACATCGACCCCCGCCGCGTCGCCCGCCTCACCAGCGAAGGCCTCACCACCGCCCAGATCGCCGAACGCATCGGCTGCCACCCCCGCACCGTCACCCGCGCACGCAAGCGCGCCCAACAACAGGCGGTCGCCGCATGA
- a CDS encoding AAA family ATPase, whose protein sequence is MTQPLGQPVRAGRQAQRTDEYDDGPVVFRPASKDGQKGRLSIQGPSGCGKTWTGLSTAGGFAEGERFAVIDTERNAATLYVNDLPVEFDHFPMRRYNPRGLIKALAAAAAAGYPVVMIDSLTHFWKGAEGTLDQVSQVADSKYSGNKFAAWKDGGEIQDDMIEALMSYPGHVVATMRASEKWVLEKGSKTPVSKGLLAEQRKGIEFEFGVAAEMDETNRLRFIKSRCPAFRGLVLNQPNGARDIAKPYLDWLRDGGKEIDATTWIDAASSDDATPKSLLALYREVEASSALATPLMHPKTGQPTSLGAYIKERGMALKSAQQ, encoded by the coding sequence ATGACCCAGCCCCTCGGCCAGCCCGTCCGCGCCGGACGGCAGGCGCAGCGAACCGACGAATACGACGACGGACCGGTTGTCTTCCGACCAGCCAGCAAGGATGGCCAGAAGGGCCGCCTGTCCATTCAGGGCCCCTCCGGGTGCGGCAAGACGTGGACCGGGCTGTCCACCGCCGGCGGCTTCGCTGAGGGCGAGCGGTTCGCCGTCATCGACACCGAACGCAATGCCGCCACCCTCTACGTCAACGACCTACCGGTCGAGTTCGACCACTTCCCGATGCGCCGCTACAACCCGCGCGGCCTCATCAAGGCCCTGGCGGCGGCTGCCGCGGCCGGCTACCCGGTCGTCATGATCGACTCTCTGACCCACTTCTGGAAGGGCGCCGAAGGCACCCTTGACCAGGTCTCCCAGGTCGCCGACAGCAAGTACAGCGGGAACAAGTTCGCTGCCTGGAAGGACGGTGGCGAGATCCAGGACGACATGATCGAGGCCCTCATGTCGTACCCCGGCCACGTCGTGGCAACGATGCGGGCTTCGGAGAAGTGGGTCCTGGAAAAGGGCAGCAAGACTCCCGTCAGCAAGGGCCTGCTCGCGGAGCAGCGTAAGGGCATCGAGTTCGAGTTCGGTGTAGCCGCCGAAATGGACGAGACCAACCGGCTCCGCTTCATCAAGTCCCGCTGCCCCGCCTTCAGGGGCCTCGTCCTCAACCAGCCCAACGGGGCGCGCGACATCGCCAAGCCCTACCTGGACTGGCTGCGCGACGGCGGCAAGGAGATCGACGCCACGACGTGGATCGATGCCGCAAGCTCAGACGACGCCACCCCGAAAAGCCTCCTCGCCCTCTATCGGGAGGTCGAGGCGTCCAGTGCGCTCGCTACGCCGCTGATGCACCCCAAGACGGGCCAGCCGACCAGCCTCGGCGCCTACATCAAGGAACGCGGCATGGCCCTCAAGAGCGCCCAGCAGTAG
- a CDS encoding PD-(D/E)XK nuclease-like domain-containing protein encodes MTATVEAPKEVQPGLYNISADLYHSDPIPGGSLSSTGARKLATECPAKFKYWSEHPEPVKKDFELGTAAHTRVLGDGPELVLVDAEKWTTNAVKAEVAAIRAEGKIPMKRSQLEQLDAMVAALWADPEAARFLDPDSGIAEQSAFWEDHGIWRRARFDWLRHDGQIVDYKTTKSANPVDLPKVIHDWGYHQQQEYYLDAGVALDLIDPERPFQFVLQEKEPPYLVVVTTCDPVARSIGRHLNDRALNTYALCRESGEWPGYLESPFTSLPSWVERQYA; translated from the coding sequence ATGACCGCCACCGTCGAGGCCCCGAAGGAGGTGCAGCCGGGCCTGTACAACATCTCCGCCGATCTCTACCACAGCGACCCCATCCCTGGCGGCAGCCTCTCCTCCACCGGCGCCCGCAAACTCGCCACCGAATGCCCCGCCAAATTCAAGTACTGGTCCGAGCACCCGGAACCGGTGAAGAAGGACTTCGAACTCGGTACCGCAGCACACACTCGAGTCCTCGGCGACGGGCCCGAACTCGTGCTGGTCGACGCGGAGAAGTGGACCACCAACGCCGTCAAGGCAGAGGTCGCCGCGATCCGCGCCGAAGGCAAGATCCCCATGAAGCGCAGTCAGCTGGAGCAGCTCGACGCCATGGTCGCCGCCCTGTGGGCAGACCCCGAAGCGGCCCGATTCCTCGACCCGGACTCCGGCATCGCCGAACAGTCCGCATTCTGGGAGGACCACGGGATCTGGCGGCGGGCCCGCTTCGACTGGCTGCGCCACGACGGACAGATCGTCGACTACAAGACCACGAAGTCAGCGAACCCCGTCGACCTGCCCAAGGTGATCCACGACTGGGGTTATCACCAGCAGCAGGAGTACTACCTCGACGCGGGCGTAGCCCTCGACCTGATCGACCCCGAGCGGCCGTTCCAGTTCGTGCTCCAGGAGAAAGAACCGCCCTACCTCGTCGTCGTCACGACCTGCGACCCGGTAGCCCGCAGCATCGGCCGCCACCTCAACGACCGGGCCCTGAACACCTACGCCCTGTGCCGCGAATCCGGCGAATGGCCGGGCTATCTCGAGTCCCCGTTCACCTCGCTCCCCTCATGGGTCGAGCGCCAGTACGCCTAG
- a CDS encoding DUF6197 family protein — protein sequence MTRSRVASVLYRAAVLLEEEEGWDPERNSMIFAIDRAAGFVKPGIDPAAEEATLQAWDALVIQLGEELVVPWERMPGRTQSDVLAALRGAARAVTS from the coding sequence GTGACTCGCTCGCGTGTCGCCAGCGTCCTGTACCGGGCGGCGGTTCTGCTGGAGGAGGAGGAGGGGTGGGATCCCGAACGCAACTCGATGATCTTCGCTATCGATCGGGCGGCCGGGTTCGTGAAGCCCGGCATCGACCCGGCGGCCGAGGAAGCCACCCTCCAGGCATGGGACGCCCTGGTCATCCAACTCGGCGAGGAACTCGTCGTCCCGTGGGAACGGATGCCGGGCCGCACACAGAGCGACGTCCTCGCCGCCCTGCGCGGCGCGGCTCGGGCGGTGACGTCATGA
- a CDS encoding helix-turn-helix domain-containing protein has product MEAPPPTFEVNGAALRKRRMRQGLGIKETAQAARIDRSYLQRLETGTRSRMGPERYVRLRTVLNSTDEELLAPTTELQETR; this is encoded by the coding sequence ATGGAAGCACCACCACCCACCTTCGAGGTGAACGGGGCCGCACTGCGCAAGCGACGCATGCGCCAAGGCCTCGGCATCAAGGAGACAGCGCAAGCCGCCCGCATCGACCGCAGCTACCTCCAGCGACTCGAAACCGGCACCCGCTCGCGCATGGGACCTGAGCGCTACGTCCGGCTCCGCACAGTCCTCAACTCCACTGACGAAGAGCTCCTGGCCCCAACGACGGAGCTCCAAGAAACGAGGTGA
- a CDS encoding integrase, translating into MAYTEWRGNTCRVVWNTGKKDERGKWIYDQQGGFTDESEAKKYGLDREADIRNDRYISRRDGSVLMKVYCKTWPDTQDVGHLRKRAIKSMIRLYIEPRWGDTAVGDIKPSSYRAWKMWIEGQSHIGEGYGREILGTFSMMMDDAVEDGLRQSSPVQKKRRRGKYRKKKRERKRNMHMEDVFQLACNGLMFWGFPGFVYEFMMPFQGMRPAELYALRREYCHPYWPASDPLDDPEEEDREERHADDLLRYGPDLMPALRVQWQHQREDGVLGLHPPKYESQRALVLPPFLAELLVMLLSSHDSEWVFLSINNGLLANANFTYHYWRPIADGRPASEEFPRIRLGQEQLVVSRRPLPEIPAVPNWAGKRQYLKRHGQKEWLDEDGHSRIASESRMGHEVAGVEGLYANVTPEMERRIMETLQMRWYRFVVTLPESWKPPPSPTPLPVDLSEWMKLQVKEAKAALG; encoded by the coding sequence GTGGCGTACACCGAGTGGCGCGGGAACACCTGCCGGGTCGTCTGGAACACCGGCAAGAAGGACGAACGCGGCAAGTGGATCTACGACCAGCAGGGCGGCTTCACCGACGAAAGTGAAGCCAAGAAGTATGGGCTCGACCGCGAAGCCGACATCCGCAACGACCGCTACATATCCCGTCGCGACGGCTCCGTCCTCATGAAGGTCTACTGCAAGACCTGGCCTGACACCCAGGATGTCGGCCACCTGCGCAAGAGGGCGATCAAGTCGATGATCCGCCTCTACATCGAGCCCCGCTGGGGTGATACCGCGGTCGGCGACATCAAGCCCTCGTCATACCGGGCCTGGAAGATGTGGATTGAGGGGCAGTCGCACATCGGCGAGGGGTATGGCCGCGAGATACTCGGCACCTTTTCGATGATGATGGACGACGCGGTCGAGGACGGGTTGCGCCAGTCCTCCCCCGTCCAGAAGAAGCGACGCCGCGGGAAGTACCGGAAGAAGAAGCGTGAGCGAAAACGCAACATGCACATGGAGGACGTGTTTCAGCTCGCCTGCAACGGGCTGATGTTCTGGGGCTTCCCTGGATTCGTCTACGAGTTCATGATGCCATTTCAGGGTATGCGACCGGCCGAGCTCTATGCGCTGCGCCGCGAGTACTGCCACCCCTACTGGCCTGCCTCCGACCCGCTCGACGATCCCGAAGAAGAAGACCGCGAGGAGCGGCATGCGGACGACCTCCTGCGCTACGGACCGGACCTGATGCCCGCGCTTCGCGTGCAGTGGCAGCACCAGCGGGAGGACGGCGTGCTCGGGCTTCATCCGCCAAAGTACGAGAGCCAGCGTGCGCTCGTACTGCCGCCCTTTCTCGCTGAACTCCTGGTGATGCTGCTTTCCTCACACGACAGCGAGTGGGTGTTCCTCTCAATCAATAACGGCCTGCTGGCCAACGCGAACTTCACGTACCACTACTGGCGGCCGATCGCAGACGGGCGCCCCGCGAGCGAGGAGTTCCCGCGCATACGCCTTGGGCAGGAGCAGCTCGTCGTCTCGCGACGGCCTCTGCCGGAGATCCCGGCCGTGCCGAACTGGGCGGGCAAGCGACAGTATCTGAAGCGGCACGGGCAGAAGGAGTGGCTCGACGAGGACGGCCACAGCCGGATCGCGAGCGAGTCGCGGATGGGGCACGAGGTCGCCGGCGTCGAGGGCCTGTACGCCAACGTGACTCCGGAAATGGAGCGGCGCATCATGGAGACGCTGCAGATGCGGTGGTACCGGTTCGTGGTGACGCTCCCGGAGAGCTGGAAACCGCCTCCGTCTCCCACTCCTCTCCCAGTGGATCTTTCGGAGTGGATGAAGTTGCAGGTCAAGGAGGCTAAGGCTGCGTTGGGATGA
- a CDS encoding DUF6415 family natural product biosynthesis protein: protein MTLTADQSALDGLLEAAFSACGTLPPPAETAEVHRRLLAEIRLRLPSAERAMARAPVRSRAWYAHLRVVDATRDALLMVGEEPDPCETPLGAGLRVAELGRRLRELAVYPTQSEGS from the coding sequence ATGACACTCACGGCGGACCAGTCCGCCCTCGACGGACTGTTGGAAGCGGCCTTCTCCGCCTGCGGCACACTGCCCCCGCCCGCGGAGACAGCCGAGGTGCACCGGCGCCTCCTCGCCGAGATCCGCCTCCGCCTGCCCAGCGCGGAGCGGGCCATGGCCCGCGCGCCGGTACGGAGCCGGGCCTGGTACGCGCATCTGCGGGTGGTGGACGCGACGCGGGACGCGCTGCTCATGGTGGGCGAGGAGCCGGATCCGTGCGAGACACCGCTCGGTGCCGGGTTGCGGGTGGCTGAGCTGGGGCGGCGTTTGCGGGAACTGGCGGTGTACCCGACTCAGAGCGAGGGCTCATGA
- a CDS encoding helix-turn-helix domain-containing protein, whose product MASSDSSSAQQAREDLADRLGEIRLDAGLKGSQLAQRLGWYPSKVSRIQTARTSPSADDIRAWCTACGAEDQAADLIQRLRDVEGMFVDWRRMERDGLRHAQEAVRPLFERTTRFRAYSSWFVPGLIQSRAYTEAVLRAVQRRRVAVDDVDAAVAARMDRQQILHEGGRTFAFLVEESVLRSGMGGREVMAGQLGQLITVGSLPNVSLGVVPMSASRSRMPVEGFWIYDSVQVNVELVSGYLTLTQQREVAMYAETFAELSELAVYGAEARSLIALALRALG is encoded by the coding sequence ATGGCGTCATCGGATTCGTCCAGCGCTCAGCAGGCTCGGGAGGATCTCGCCGACCGCCTCGGCGAGATCCGTCTGGACGCAGGCCTCAAGGGGAGCCAGCTCGCACAGAGGCTCGGCTGGTACCCGTCCAAGGTCTCCCGGATCCAGACCGCTCGCACGTCGCCGTCCGCTGACGACATTCGGGCCTGGTGCACAGCGTGCGGCGCCGAGGACCAGGCCGCTGACCTCATCCAGCGGCTCCGCGACGTGGAAGGCATGTTCGTCGACTGGCGCAGGATGGAGCGCGACGGCCTGCGTCACGCCCAGGAAGCCGTACGGCCTCTCTTCGAACGCACGACACGCTTCCGGGCCTACTCCTCGTGGTTCGTCCCCGGCCTCATCCAGAGCCGCGCGTACACGGAAGCCGTGCTGCGAGCGGTGCAGCGACGCCGTGTTGCCGTAGACGATGTCGACGCGGCTGTCGCTGCGCGGATGGACCGGCAGCAGATCCTGCACGAGGGGGGCCGCACCTTCGCGTTCCTCGTCGAAGAGTCCGTACTGCGCTCGGGGATGGGCGGACGAGAGGTCATGGCTGGCCAGCTGGGGCAGCTGATCACGGTTGGTTCTTTGCCCAACGTCAGCCTCGGCGTTGTCCCCATGAGCGCCAGCCGCAGCCGCATGCCCGTTGAGGGGTTCTGGATTTACGACTCCGTACAGGTCAACGTCGAGCTGGTTTCGGGATACCTGACACTCACCCAGCAGCGCGAAGTCGCGATGTACGCCGAGACGTTCGCCGAGCTGTCCGAGCTCGCCGTCTACGGGGCCGAGGCCCGGAGCTTGATCGCGCTGGCTCTGCGGGCCCTTGGGTGA
- a CDS encoding DUF6879 family protein — protein MERKQVQPPARSALAQAQRSAVHLELRDSYMLEDPEFIAWQEGHRLDRSDKASWWGGWHDVVRAATGRGVAVRRLRVVSEPLHDYARYEYDLTFANLAAGEQVRWLPRREATGLLLPANDFWVFEDELLLVHHFTGEGQLAKDGREYITDAVLAEQHSEAFEAAWQRAVPHVQYHPA, from the coding sequence GTGGAGAGGAAGCAAGTGCAGCCACCAGCGCGTAGCGCCCTGGCTCAAGCTCAACGATCAGCAGTGCACCTGGAGTTGCGCGACAGCTACATGCTGGAGGATCCCGAATTCATCGCCTGGCAGGAGGGACACCGGCTAGATCGGTCGGACAAGGCCTCGTGGTGGGGAGGCTGGCACGACGTCGTCCGGGCCGCGACAGGCCGCGGTGTGGCAGTACGCCGGCTGCGTGTGGTGTCTGAACCCCTGCACGACTACGCACGCTACGAGTACGACCTGACCTTCGCCAACCTGGCCGCGGGCGAGCAAGTCCGCTGGCTGCCCCGGCGGGAGGCGACTGGGCTCCTGCTGCCGGCCAACGACTTCTGGGTGTTCGAAGACGAGCTGCTGCTGGTGCACCACTTCACCGGCGAGGGCCAGCTCGCCAAGGACGGGCGCGAGTACATCACCGATGCCGTGCTCGCCGAGCAGCACAGCGAGGCGTTCGAAGCCGCCTGGCAGCGCGCCGTCCCACACGTCCAGTACCACCCTGCCTGA